CGAGGCCGAGCCGCGCATCGAAGCCATTCAGGCGAGGCTTGCGGTTCTCTCGACGTCACAGGAAGCCTACACCCCGGAGGACATCGCCAAGGCCGGTTGCTATGTGACGATGGACCATTACGGCAATGTCGAAATCGAGCGCGGCCTTGTCCGCCCCGATGATGAAGTCGAGGAAGAGGCGGAGGACGGCGACGAAAGCGCCGGAGGCGATGCCGACGAAACGGACGAGGGCGGGGCGACCGTGACGCCGCAGCCCGAAGAGCGCCCGGAACCGACCTTCAAGATGCCTGCCCCGCTCGTGCAGGAGCTTACCGCCCACAAGACCGCTGCCATTCGGGCCGAACTTGCCCATAACCCGGATGTGGCCCTCGCAGCCGTGGTGCATGCCATGCTGGTCAACCTCTTCGGCAGCTACGGCGGCACTGACTACACGTCCCTTGAGGTGACGGCGAAAAGCGAACGGATCGAAACGATCATTGCCGATCCGGCGGCATGCTTGGGTATCGTGGCGATGGACGAACTCAAAGAGAATTACGGCCACACAATTCCCGGCAAACCGAGCGATCTTCTGGAATGGTGCCTCGAACAGCCGACGTCAACATTACTCGACCTGTTGGCCTATGCGGCGGCGAAGTCGATCAATGCCGTGCAGCACCCCCACTATGAGCGCAAGTCGCAGCGCGCCCATGCTGAACGGCTGGCCCAGGCCCTCAAGATCGACATGACGCAATGGTACGCCCCGACCGGCGAGAACTACTTCGGGCGGATCAGCAAGGCCGGGATCAAGCAGGCGGTTACCGAAGCCGTTGGCGAGGATTTGGCGCTCGGCATCCTCGGTATGGAGAAGGCCAAGGCCGTGGAATTTGCCGAACGGAAGATCGCCGGAACCGGATGGCTCCCCGCGCCGGTCCGCATTGCCCTCACCGCCGAGCAGGAGCGCGAGCGGATGGTCGAAGCTAGCGGCGACGATGACGGCGTTTGCCCGTTCGACATCGATGACAAGCCGGTAACGGACAGCGCGACGTTCCCCGAAGCAGCCGAGTAATCGGCTGCCGCAGGCCGCGCAGTCTCCGGCGCGGCCTGCACTTCCCGATCCTTCCCCTTGAACGATCCGCATGACGACGCCGGGCTCTGCCCCCGGTGAATGGCGAAACGCGGCCATGCGGTTCCTTTTCCTCGCAGGTGATCCCATGAACTCCCCGCGCCTCAAATCCATCGTCAAGCTATTCGAAACCTGCCGCTACAAGCATGACATCTACACGGTCTTTAGCGACTGGTGCGAATCCTCCGCTATCGCTCTCAGCAACGCCATGGATCGCGTGCATGCAGAAAAACGCGAAACCCGGTTTCAGGAGATTGCCCGCAAATATGGAACCGAAACCATGGGCATCTTCTCAAAGATCATGGGCGAAGTGGTGTTGGCGCTGGATGATCGTCCGCACGACGTTCTCGGTGCGACCTTTCATGAGCTTGGCCTTCACGATAAGGCGCATGGCCAGTTCTACACCCCCTATCCCGTTTGCCAGTTGATGGCCCGGATGGTCGCCGGAAGCCCGGAGGAAATGCGGAAGGTGCTTGAAAGGCGCGGCTTCATGTTGGCGCAGGAGCCAGCCGTTGGAAGCGGGGCGATGATCATCGCGTTGACAGAGGCCATTCTGGAGGCGGGATTCAACTATCAGCAGCTTTTGCATGTGACCGCCGTGGACATCGACCCGCGCGCCGCCCACATGGCCTATATTCAGTTCTCGCTTCTCCATATCCCAGCCACCGTTATCGTCGGGGACAGTCTGGCGATGCGGTTCAGCGACCAATGGTACACCATGGCGCATATCATGGGCGGATGGTCCGCAAAGCTCAGGAGGGCAGGGGAGGCCGCTACTGCGGATGCGCCGATGCTTGCCCCGGCCATGATGGCACCCGGGCCAAAGGTCGCAATGGCATCGTCGCCCGCCAGGCGCACAGCGCCAGAACCGGCAAGCGAGAAGAATGGCCAGCTACGGCTGTTCTGAGAGCCGCAAGGCGAGAGCTTCCAGCCGGTTCGACCGGCCGGAAGCTCTATGAAAGGGGGGCAGGGCCGCCCCTCTCATGCTCACCCCATGAAGGAAGGGGCAAGCCCCCTCCTTCAAACATCCTCCCGAGGGAGGGGGCGCCCCTCCCTTGAACCCTCCCATGAAGGGGGTGAGACACCCCCTCCAAACCACCCCGGCCCATACGGGCGCGCCCCCTGGTCGGGGTCGCGGGCTTCTCTCTCTCTTTGTCGTCCGAGTGTTGCACCGCGTCTCCTGGCCTCAAGGACGAGCGGTTCCCCCAAATTTCAGTCTCGTCCCCTTGGGCCGAGCCAGAAATTCGGCTCCCCCACTCGCCGCCGCAGGCGGCCGCTAAAGCGGTCCTTGACCCCACTCGACACTCATGCGGACACCTTCCGCCAAAGAGCGAAAGGAGACTTTTATGCGTAACATCAATTTTCTCACGTTGCATGCCGATGCGGCTGGTTTGCGGATCATGGTTCTGGCCAACCGCCTTGCAAGCACCACCGAGACGGAGCGCCTGCTTCATGACTGGGTGGAGCAGCATCTTGCCCGCTTCATACGCTTCACGCGGAAAGCGTTGGCAGCAGAGCGGCGTGTCCTCTTGAATAACGATCCGCAGCAGGATGCGGACCTCGGCGAAGAACTCTACAATTATCAAGCTACCTACCGGGATTTCTGGTGCGAGGAAGATGGTTACGACCTCTTGGACTATGTGCCTCTGGAAATGGTTGAGTTTCGCGCCCTCCTCGGCACGATATATCGGTGCTTGCGTATCGAGTTCCCCTCATGGGGTCTGATCCTGCCGGAAGAGGTGTCTTTGCACGATCTCGATCCCGAGGACATCGACACGGAATGCTCCGGCGATCTGTTTCGTCTATTTGAAGACTGAGGCGCACAGGAGGAGGAGAGGCGGCATCTGCCGTCTCTTCTCCTTGCATCGGTGGGTGAGCCGAGACAGCCGGTGCGACCGGCCGTCTCAGCTGATGAAAGAGGGGCGAGCCCCCCTCTCAACACTCACCCCATGAGGGGGCAGGGCAAAGCCCCGCCCCCTCAAACACCCCCACCCAAAGGGAGGGGACACCCCTCCCTTGGAACCCTCCCTTGGGGGAAGGAGGGACGGTGTCCCTCCTCCTCCTTCCCCCAATGCCCCCTTCCTCCTCTCCCGGAAGCGGCTACGCCGCCGGCTTTCGATTGTGCCGCCATCGGCACGTCGGGCCG
The genomic region above belongs to Shinella zoogloeoides and contains:
- a CDS encoding N-6 DNA methylase; translated protein: MTTPGSAPGEWRNAAMRFLFLAGDPMNSPRLKSIVKLFETCRYKHDIYTVFSDWCESSAIALSNAMDRVHAEKRETRFQEIARKYGTETMGIFSKIMGEVVLALDDRPHDVLGATFHELGLHDKAHGQFYTPYPVCQLMARMVAGSPEEMRKVLERRGFMLAQEPAVGSGAMIIALTEAILEAGFNYQQLLHVTAVDIDPRAAHMAYIQFSLLHIPATVIVGDSLAMRFSDQWYTMAHIMGGWSAKLRRAGEAATADAPMLAPAMMAPGPKVAMASSPARRTAPEPASEKNGQLRLF